A single genomic interval of Stieleria maiorica harbors:
- a CDS encoding 4'-phosphopantetheinyl transferase family protein — protein sequence MADEPRTNASRRYHLRVWHSATSTEECGEFERRCEQLLDRDERIGADRFRRTTTRNQHVVGRAMARRLLGDRRVAPQEIRFGIGRHGKPQVERPAEAMVPFNIAHTDGLVLCGVADPPVDLVGVDVESIHRRTSNELAQRYFAAPEVQFLESQPIDRQQYFFLRIWTLKEAFIKAIGTGLYTPLSDFAFEQIDSDQPTIRFLSPGLDQGKKWSFVCSSPREGFVASAAIAADTAIWPVRVDWQPFESLVGGA from the coding sequence ATGGCAGATGAGCCGCGAACAAACGCCTCGCGTCGGTACCATTTGCGTGTTTGGCATTCGGCCACGTCGACCGAGGAGTGTGGCGAATTCGAACGCCGATGCGAGCAGTTGCTCGATCGGGACGAGCGGATCGGTGCCGATCGATTTCGGCGCACGACCACACGGAATCAACATGTCGTCGGTCGAGCGATGGCGCGTCGGCTGCTCGGGGACCGCCGCGTCGCGCCGCAGGAGATTCGATTCGGGATCGGACGACACGGGAAACCGCAGGTCGAGAGGCCTGCCGAAGCGATGGTGCCGTTCAATATCGCCCATACCGATGGATTGGTATTGTGCGGCGTTGCCGACCCGCCGGTGGATCTGGTCGGGGTGGATGTGGAATCGATCCACCGCCGGACGTCGAACGAATTGGCCCAACGCTACTTCGCGGCCCCGGAAGTACAGTTCCTGGAGAGCCAGCCGATCGATCGGCAACAGTACTTTTTTCTGCGGATTTGGACGCTCAAAGAAGCCTTCATCAAGGCCATCGGCACGGGCTTGTACACGCCGTTGTCCGATTTTGCATTCGAGCAGATCGACTCGGATCAGCCGACGATTCGCTTTCTTTCGCCGGGTTTGGACCAGGGGAAAAAATGGAGTTTTGTGTGCTCCTCGCCACGGGAAGGGTTTGTCGCCTCGGCCGCGATCGCTGCCGACACGGCGATCTGGCCGGTGAGGGTCGACTGGCAGCCGTTTGAATCTCTCGTCGGGGGGGCGTAA
- a CDS encoding ABC transporter ATP-binding protein, with protein MDTDSTAVADSADENTPAGAASAAASSSATSSDVVIETRNLSKIYKDFWGRKKVHALKSLDIEVRKGEIFGLLGPNGSGKSTTIKLILGLLFPTSGRVLVFDKDATETKKNEQIGYLPEESYLYQFLNAEETLDFYGRLFDMSGRQRKQRVEELLTLVGLQGARHRQLREYSKGMRRRVGLAQALINDPDLILLDEPTTGLDPIGIREMKDLILALRDQGKTVLLCSHQLGDVQDVCDRVAILHQGELKELGRVTDLLKVQDVTEVHASGLSEDAKNEIRDVIARHGGDLKSMDNPTATMEDLFLNIVRESEARPGARRVSAPAPEAASDQSADSQADEGSQSGSDQS; from the coding sequence GTGGATACCGATTCAACCGCCGTCGCGGACTCCGCCGACGAAAACACGCCCGCCGGTGCCGCCTCGGCCGCCGCCAGTTCGAGTGCGACCAGCAGCGATGTCGTCATCGAAACCCGCAACCTGAGCAAGATTTACAAGGATTTCTGGGGCCGAAAGAAAGTCCACGCGTTGAAATCCTTGGACATCGAAGTCCGCAAGGGCGAAATCTTTGGCTTGCTCGGCCCCAACGGGAGCGGTAAGTCGACCACCATCAAACTGATTCTGGGGCTGCTGTTTCCCACCAGCGGACGCGTGTTGGTGTTCGACAAAGACGCCACCGAAACCAAAAAGAACGAACAGATCGGCTACCTGCCCGAAGAATCCTACCTGTACCAGTTCCTCAACGCCGAAGAAACGCTGGACTTCTACGGGCGTTTGTTCGACATGTCGGGCCGGCAGCGGAAACAACGCGTCGAGGAATTGCTGACCCTGGTCGGCTTGCAAGGTGCCCGGCACCGACAACTGCGTGAATACAGTAAAGGGATGCGTCGCCGGGTCGGTTTGGCCCAGGCGTTGATCAACGACCCCGACTTGATCCTGTTGGACGAACCGACCACCGGTCTGGACCCGATCGGGATCCGCGAGATGAAGGATTTGATCCTGGCTCTCCGCGATCAGGGGAAAACCGTCCTTTTGTGCAGTCACCAACTCGGGGACGTGCAGGACGTCTGCGACCGCGTCGCCATTTTGCACCAGGGCGAACTGAAGGAACTCGGTCGCGTGACCGACCTGCTGAAGGTCCAGGACGTGACCGAAGTCCACGCCAGCGGACTGAGCGAGGATGCCAAGAACGAAATCCGCGACGTCATCGCGCGTCACGGTGGCGACCTGAAATCGATGGACAACCCGACCGCGACGATGGAGGACCTGTTCCTGAACATCGTCCGCGAAAGCGAAGCCCGCCCCGGAGCACGCCGCGTTTCGGCCCCCGCCCCCGAGGCGGCGTCCGACCAGTCGGCCGATTCGCAGGCAGACGAGGGATCGCAATCGGGGAGTGACCAGTCATGA
- a CDS encoding WD40 repeat domain-containing serine/threonine-protein kinase translates to MNTDNPDPQGGSAEDSREKWITIDRLCDAYEASLQEGEVERAPFLAGVPKDWRAQLTQELDAIDAAYRDAEETCDQTVKVPANELNSRRLPTSSRLAELATLDRDKVWLGRFEIRKRLGTGATGSVWCARDARLARWVALKVPHASRVTSETSAARFQTEARAAAAITHPNVVQVHEVLIEDGLPILIQQWIDGPSLAKYLKDHGPLDFDQAADWMAQIADAVACAHEQGIVHRDLKPANVMLNQNRPMVLDFGLASYPQASSGLTTEGTVLGTPAYMSPEQAEGAENANRPATDIYALGTLLYEMLVGTPPFVGKTREVLQATKTVIPTPPRSRRAAIPRDLETIALRCLAKSPASRYRSAAELRDDLQRFRRREPILARKVSWPENVWVWARLHPAYALLAAGIPIVLVLLLGMLVFQIRHNQMSDRAKWLVRRNQQSEAEREALLVHRHMVELSRASHELAEGDRTRGLELLRNIPESMRKWEWRLLDLISHSPSVLLSADVPGVASTSPVNALAFSRQHRRMFAACSDGTILQWRLPTDREFFNADKEKRRGVGRAEVLVQASAAVHAMVVSPDQKWLCWIDRESDVTVWNLEENERDQQISLPKLRRGHALAFSPDSTQLVIGGGSAANGERDTDEHSWLARLQLGESGIFESTYERRWGDRPAVTSVRFIDETRFVLTRGRFEDSMGTMGLVELWQCSPESLRAERVIWRGLGMRGLDFHAPSQRIAWCDDIGMAYVKDLRLPIGHPPYQFQASHRPASQVRFSPRGNELVVTGRDGNVSRWSLIESPDAPQPAADAAESSPDPTKVAADATKVAADGTKATEQATEQAAEQAAAGTESAVEPSLPLAIRHVRDYRGHENRVGDCLYLAPCRNLPGKPRPGQPKLRFCEPFLVTASDDGKVLWWSNEGHDAIAALNVSERLLVDATWMSPRQIAVATSGGRRQRNLFYKTHSLAKHELDVEMRRLRLGRGIGKAPNHRQQPPSVTQPPRVAMFSRNSFFVFEAGMVEVVASRSIGTEKRSVLTAVTLVDSRHLIACMVQDAALPPDETRGEADGDAIIRQESLLLYDLHSDAPPTKLTLPRLGAISRLMMAPSGDRVFGCTRSGRVFYASLQRSDAGQWRWSGAPVEMWKAHSSAVNDLVWLGERNQLATVGDDGSCAIWNPPGIDAAGGPDDSVAHPIPQPLASQIDDPTPGSAGVQLAQRLLVSSNPVTRVTASITGDRIVTAGSDRVIRIWDTRSGLELIELQPRKERVVAVEFSPDDRFLMVAEANSRIEVIRLLESEPESESEPDDENAG, encoded by the coding sequence ATGAACACCGACAATCCTGATCCGCAGGGCGGGTCGGCGGAGGATTCGCGGGAGAAATGGATCACGATTGATCGACTATGTGATGCCTACGAGGCGTCGCTTCAAGAGGGAGAGGTGGAACGGGCTCCGTTTCTGGCCGGCGTGCCGAAGGACTGGCGGGCTCAGCTGACCCAGGAACTGGACGCCATCGACGCGGCCTACCGTGACGCCGAAGAAACCTGTGACCAGACGGTCAAGGTACCCGCCAACGAGCTCAACAGTCGACGGTTGCCGACCAGCAGCCGACTGGCCGAGTTGGCCACGTTGGACCGCGACAAAGTGTGGCTGGGGCGGTTCGAAATTCGCAAACGGCTGGGCACCGGCGCGACCGGTAGCGTGTGGTGCGCCCGCGACGCGCGGTTGGCGCGTTGGGTGGCGTTAAAAGTACCGCACGCTTCACGTGTGACCAGCGAAACCAGCGCGGCGCGTTTTCAAACCGAAGCACGCGCCGCGGCCGCCATCACGCATCCCAACGTGGTCCAGGTTCATGAGGTGCTGATCGAGGACGGTTTGCCGATCTTGATTCAACAGTGGATCGATGGCCCCTCGCTGGCCAAGTACTTGAAGGATCATGGGCCGCTGGACTTCGACCAGGCGGCGGACTGGATGGCTCAGATCGCCGACGCGGTCGCCTGTGCCCACGAACAAGGCATCGTGCACCGCGATCTAAAACCCGCCAACGTGATGCTGAACCAGAACCGTCCGATGGTGCTAGATTTCGGATTGGCCAGTTACCCGCAGGCGTCGTCCGGGTTGACCACCGAAGGCACGGTGTTGGGGACGCCGGCCTACATGAGTCCCGAACAGGCCGAGGGGGCCGAAAACGCGAACCGACCGGCCACGGACATCTACGCCTTGGGAACGCTGTTGTACGAGATGCTGGTCGGGACGCCGCCCTTTGTCGGGAAAACCCGCGAAGTGCTGCAAGCGACCAAGACCGTCATCCCGACGCCGCCGCGCAGCCGGCGGGCCGCGATTCCGCGCGACCTGGAAACGATCGCACTGCGTTGTCTGGCCAAGTCGCCCGCCTCACGCTACCGCTCGGCGGCCGAGCTGCGCGATGACCTGCAACGTTTTCGCCGACGCGAGCCGATCTTGGCTCGCAAGGTGTCGTGGCCGGAGAACGTTTGGGTGTGGGCGCGGCTCCATCCCGCCTACGCGCTGCTGGCGGCCGGAATCCCTATCGTCCTGGTCTTGTTGTTGGGGATGCTGGTCTTCCAGATACGGCACAACCAGATGAGCGATCGTGCGAAATGGTTGGTCCGTCGCAATCAACAGAGCGAGGCTGAACGTGAGGCCTTGCTCGTTCACCGCCACATGGTGGAGCTGTCGCGGGCGTCACACGAGTTGGCCGAAGGCGATCGGACACGTGGGTTGGAACTGCTGCGCAACATTCCCGAATCGATGCGGAAGTGGGAATGGCGGTTGCTCGATCTCATTTCCCACTCGCCATCGGTCCTGCTAAGTGCGGACGTCCCTGGTGTCGCGTCGACGTCGCCGGTCAACGCCCTGGCGTTCTCTCGTCAGCACCGGCGGATGTTTGCCGCTTGCAGCGACGGGACGATCTTGCAATGGCGGTTGCCGACCGATCGAGAGTTCTTCAATGCGGATAAGGAGAAGCGGCGCGGGGTCGGTCGCGCCGAGGTGTTGGTGCAAGCGTCTGCCGCCGTTCACGCAATGGTGGTCAGTCCCGACCAGAAGTGGTTGTGTTGGATCGATCGCGAGAGCGACGTGACGGTTTGGAATCTGGAGGAAAACGAACGGGACCAACAAATCAGTTTGCCAAAGCTGCGGCGTGGCCACGCCCTGGCGTTTTCACCCGATTCCACCCAGCTGGTGATCGGAGGTGGTTCGGCCGCCAACGGCGAACGTGACACCGATGAGCACAGTTGGTTGGCCCGATTGCAGTTGGGCGAGTCGGGGATCTTTGAAAGCACCTATGAACGTCGCTGGGGGGATCGCCCCGCGGTCACTTCAGTCCGCTTCATTGACGAGACGCGGTTTGTGTTGACACGAGGTCGTTTCGAAGATTCGATGGGGACGATGGGGCTGGTTGAACTGTGGCAGTGCAGTCCCGAATCGCTGCGCGCCGAACGAGTGATTTGGCGTGGACTGGGAATGCGTGGCCTGGACTTTCATGCCCCATCCCAGCGAATCGCCTGGTGCGATGACATCGGGATGGCGTACGTCAAAGACCTGCGTTTGCCGATCGGACACCCGCCGTATCAGTTTCAGGCCAGTCATCGACCGGCGTCGCAGGTTCGTTTTTCGCCACGCGGGAATGAATTGGTCGTGACCGGTCGCGACGGCAACGTTTCACGCTGGTCGTTGATCGAATCGCCCGATGCACCGCAGCCCGCCGCCGATGCGGCCGAGTCGTCCCCTGATCCGACGAAGGTGGCCGCGGATGCGACGAAGGTGGCCGCGGATGGCACGAAGGCGACTGAACAGGCGACTGAACAGGCGGCCGAACAGGCGGCGGCAGGCACGGAGTCGGCCGTGGAACCTTCGCTACCGTTGGCCATCCGACATGTTCGCGATTACCGCGGGCACGAAAACAGGGTGGGCGATTGCCTGTACCTGGCTCCGTGTCGTAACCTGCCAGGGAAACCGCGACCGGGCCAACCCAAGCTGCGTTTTTGCGAACCGTTTCTCGTCACTGCCAGCGACGACGGCAAGGTGCTCTGGTGGTCCAACGAAGGCCACGACGCGATCGCAGCGCTGAACGTTTCCGAGCGATTGCTGGTCGACGCCACTTGGATGTCGCCTCGACAAATTGCCGTGGCCACCTCCGGCGGTCGACGTCAGCGCAATCTGTTCTATAAAACACATTCGCTGGCCAAGCACGAACTGGATGTCGAAATGCGACGTCTCCGGCTCGGCCGCGGAATCGGGAAGGCGCCGAATCACCGACAGCAGCCGCCTTCGGTGACACAGCCGCCCCGCGTTGCCATGTTCTCGCGAAACAGCTTCTTCGTATTCGAAGCCGGAATGGTCGAGGTCGTCGCCAGTCGATCGATCGGGACGGAAAAACGCTCGGTGCTGACCGCGGTCACCTTGGTCGATTCGCGCCACCTGATCGCTTGCATGGTGCAGGACGCCGCGCTTCCCCCGGACGAGACCCGAGGGGAGGCCGATGGCGATGCGATCATTCGACAGGAGAGTTTGTTGTTGTACGATCTGCACAGCGACGCGCCGCCGACGAAATTGACGCTGCCTCGATTGGGAGCGATTTCACGACTGATGATGGCCCCGTCGGGCGATCGGGTGTTCGGTTGCACCAGGAGCGGACGCGTTTTTTATGCGTCACTGCAGCGATCCGATGCCGGCCAATGGCGCTGGAGCGGTGCGCCGGTGGAGATGTGGAAGGCACATTCAAGCGCGGTCAATGATTTGGTCTGGCTCGGCGAGCGGAATCAGTTGGCCACCGTCGGCGATGACGGCAGCTGTGCGATCTGGAATCCGCCAGGAATTGATGCCGCGGGTGGGCCCGACGATTCGGTGGCCCACCCGATCCCGCAGCCCCTGGCGTCTCAGATTGATGACCCGACGCCCGGTTCCGCTGGCGTTCAACTGGCCCAGCGGTTGTTGGTCAGCAGCAATCCGGTCACCCGGGTGACCGCGTCAATCACCGGCGACCGGATCGTGACCGCCGGATCCGACCGCGTGATTCGAATCTGGGACACCCGAAGCGGATTGGAGCTGATCGAATTGCAACCGCGGAAAGAGCGTGTGGTGGCGGTCGAATTCAGTCCCGATGATCGTTTCCTGATGGTCGCCGAAGCCAACTCGCGGATCGAAGTCATTCGATTGCTGGAATCAGAGCCGGAGTCGGAGTCGGAACCGGACGATGAGAATGCCGGGTAA
- a CDS encoding sigma-70 family RNA polymerase sigma factor, producing the protein MSESSITLILNQLRQAGTEEERQLAAAKLYRCYRRQVERVARGRLTPGGGLADEEDVAQSAFRSFFDRIETGQLDALVTGGQAWAILARLTRNKAIDSVRYDNALCRGGEGGRRASESLTGGEAMKSSRVNLLSNQPGTGSPGVKPSGGTHTGGSAAGGSAVGRNRLPIGDTASPSSSRIEFASQRVSGKREDFPLDAVRDANQRSGEELAASNEAVERFLEQLSEATLRGIVSLKLHGFTNEEIAEKLGCATRTVERKLNLIRRLWSPILENSDEHRQS; encoded by the coding sequence ATGTCTGAAAGTTCAATCACACTGATCCTGAATCAGCTTCGTCAGGCGGGGACCGAAGAGGAGAGACAGCTGGCTGCGGCGAAGCTGTATCGATGCTATCGTCGTCAGGTCGAGCGAGTCGCGCGGGGGCGGTTGACGCCCGGTGGCGGATTAGCCGACGAGGAGGATGTGGCGCAAAGTGCCTTTCGCAGCTTCTTTGATCGGATCGAAACCGGTCAGCTGGATGCCCTGGTGACCGGCGGACAGGCCTGGGCGATTTTGGCCCGTTTGACGCGGAACAAGGCGATCGATTCGGTCCGCTACGACAATGCCCTGTGTCGCGGCGGCGAAGGCGGGCGTCGTGCATCGGAATCGTTGACCGGTGGCGAGGCGATGAAATCATCTCGCGTGAACTTGCTATCCAATCAACCCGGCACCGGCTCGCCCGGCGTGAAACCTTCTGGCGGGACGCACACCGGTGGATCGGCCGCAGGCGGTTCGGCGGTGGGGCGAAACCGTTTGCCGATCGGCGACACGGCGTCACCGAGTTCGTCGCGGATCGAATTCGCCTCGCAGCGGGTCAGCGGGAAACGTGAAGATTTTCCGCTCGACGCGGTCCGCGACGCCAACCAACGCTCGGGCGAGGAACTCGCCGCGTCCAACGAAGCGGTGGAGCGGTTTTTGGAACAGCTTTCCGAAGCCACGCTGCGTGGAATCGTGTCGTTGAAGTTGCACGGTTTTACCAACGAAGAAATTGCCGAAAAACTCGGCTGTGCGACTCGAACGGTCGAGCGAAAACTGAATCTGATCCGTCGGTTGTGGAGTCCGATTTTGGAGAACTCCGATGAACACCGACAATCCTGA
- a CDS encoding bifunctional folylpolyglutamate synthase/dihydrofolate synthase: MLDPRHVQPPSRRSDFQQAVAYLYDRIDYERTAGSRDDHLFRLERTEALFQQLSLGDYLHRPADASDSRPKVPLIHIAGTKGKGSTATMVSQILTAAGYRVGLYTSPHLTDLEERFRIDGVPCSRQDLIELVECVAPVVDRFDASGNPVSFFELTTAMAVLHFDRNDCDVIVLEVGLGGRLDSTNVCASTIAAITSIGLDHQRILGDTIAEIATEKAGIIKAGVPVVSGAMQPEARQAIRRAAERSGSRVFEKGGAFDVHCGPTLAVGSEFVYQAISEDLASQDPETHTSAGGLPLFLALDGAHQVHNAAIAISIIRLLNSELRNRDPIAQRLSVSDQQIADALRTVRCTGRFERFSLTGPSPVQIILDTAHNQDSILALCQTVDRRVIGADPLAAGSSAQSPSKSSARVPPTEFRPAADRATAADSSGHFRRPVVVVFGTSRDKDVGVMAAELAKIADEVICTRYTTNPRAASADHLLAALVPHCQGRQNLRVRGVVDPQQALREGISSASPGGTLVICGSFFLAGELRPRLLAMPGLLQTETSAPVAPVTHRAS; the protein is encoded by the coding sequence GTGCTAGATCCGCGTCACGTCCAGCCGCCAAGTCGCCGGTCCGATTTCCAGCAAGCCGTCGCGTATCTGTACGACCGCATCGATTACGAACGGACCGCGGGCAGCCGTGATGACCATCTGTTTCGGCTCGAACGCACCGAGGCGTTGTTTCAGCAACTCTCACTGGGCGACTATCTGCATCGCCCCGCCGACGCCAGCGATTCGCGGCCCAAAGTCCCGCTGATTCATATCGCCGGGACCAAAGGCAAGGGCTCCACCGCGACGATGGTCAGCCAGATTCTGACCGCCGCGGGGTATCGCGTCGGACTGTACACCTCTCCGCACCTGACCGATTTGGAAGAACGCTTTCGAATCGATGGGGTTCCCTGCAGCCGGCAAGATTTGATCGAACTGGTGGAATGCGTCGCCCCCGTGGTCGACCGCTTCGACGCCTCCGGCAATCCGGTCTCGTTCTTTGAATTGACCACGGCGATGGCCGTCCTGCATTTTGATCGGAATGATTGCGATGTGATCGTGCTGGAAGTCGGACTCGGCGGCCGCCTGGACAGCACCAACGTCTGTGCCAGCACGATCGCGGCGATCACTTCGATCGGTCTGGACCACCAACGCATCCTGGGCGACACGATCGCCGAGATCGCGACCGAAAAAGCGGGAATTATCAAGGCCGGTGTGCCGGTGGTTTCCGGTGCAATGCAACCCGAGGCACGCCAGGCGATCCGCCGGGCGGCCGAGCGTTCGGGGAGCCGAGTGTTCGAAAAAGGGGGCGCCTTTGACGTTCACTGCGGACCGACGCTGGCCGTCGGCAGCGAGTTTGTCTATCAAGCCATTTCCGAGGATCTGGCATCGCAAGACCCGGAAACGCACACGTCCGCTGGCGGATTGCCCCTGTTTTTGGCGCTCGATGGCGCTCACCAAGTGCATAACGCGGCGATCGCGATCTCGATCATCCGGCTATTGAACAGTGAGCTGCGGAATCGTGATCCGATCGCTCAGCGGTTATCGGTCAGTGACCAACAGATTGCCGATGCACTGCGGACGGTCCGTTGCACCGGCCGATTCGAACGGTTTTCGCTGACCGGCCCCTCACCGGTCCAAATCATCTTGGACACCGCACACAATCAAGATTCGATCCTGGCGTTGTGTCAAACGGTCGACCGACGCGTGATCGGAGCGGACCCGTTGGCCGCGGGGAGCTCCGCTCAGAGTCCCTCAAAGAGCTCCGCTCGGGTGCCACCCACTGAGTTCCGGCCCGCCGCCGATAGGGCCACCGCGGCGGATTCGTCGGGGCATTTCCGCCGGCCGGTCGTCGTCGTGTTTGGCACCAGCCGTGACAAAGATGTCGGCGTGATGGCGGCGGAGCTTGCCAAGATTGCCGATGAAGTGATCTGCACGCGGTACACCACCAATCCCCGTGCGGCTTCGGCCGATCACCTGCTCGCCGCGCTGGTGCCGCATTGCCAGGGGCGTCAAAACCTGCGTGTTCGTGGCGTCGTCGATCCCCAGCAAGCGCTCCGCGAGGGGATCTCGTCTGCATCCCCCGGGGGCACACTGGTGATTTGCGGCTCGTTCTTCTTGGCCGGAGAGTTGCGACCGCGATTGCTGGCGATGCCCGGATTATTGCAGACCGAAACGTCTGCCCCGGTGGCCCCTGTGACACATCGGGCGTCGTGA
- a CDS encoding ABC transporter permease, which translates to MNLQPDDFWTFSEWLFRPGAFLESAFLQGVVLIVLSIVLGLLVGYVISAARYGPGEGFYAVARAIRDLLRTDLPGTSPSRIVALARLAFKEAIRRRVLFVVGLFVVILLLAGWFLNPESDDPARLYISFVLTATNYLVLALALFISAFSLPQDIENRTIYTIVTKPVRATEIVLGRMLGFVAVGTVMLIPMGLASYIFVDRGLDHTHYEVVEADEIDGRIVGKTDRVRKHSHTFTIEPGETQGLTNFVRGHRHVVTRNDDGSFTIGPPTGQLRARIPSYGEIQFYDRNGDPKESGIDVGAERLAGGYGSAGISRLIGVAKGNRKLEHSYIEGGTLGMAEFTFDNVTRQRFPDKIPFDLSIRAYRSFKGDIESGIRGSLTFKNPDTGFSLTPKQFTVEEYQIDERELPLTFEWLNKETGEVETRNIFDHVVTEDGRMQVLLKCLDSSQYLGVTKSGLYLRPAESSFAWNLTKAYGSIWLQMTMIIAFGVMFSTFLSGPVAMVATAVCVLLGFSAESIYDTRHFIDSNIERGGGPIESLVRLVKQDAMTTQLDVEGVANTLIKSADAVIVYTMDAVATALPNLPRMVSTAEYAASGIDIFNAVLARHSVATLGYCLLAFLISYFFLKAREIAA; encoded by the coding sequence ATGAATTTGCAACCAGATGATTTCTGGACGTTCTCCGAATGGCTGTTCCGGCCCGGAGCGTTTTTAGAGAGTGCGTTCCTGCAGGGCGTGGTGCTGATCGTCCTGTCGATCGTGCTGGGTTTGCTGGTCGGCTACGTGATCTCCGCGGCCCGTTACGGTCCCGGCGAAGGCTTTTACGCGGTCGCGCGTGCGATCCGCGACCTGCTACGAACCGATCTGCCCGGGACCAGCCCCAGCCGGATCGTGGCGCTGGCGCGACTGGCGTTCAAGGAAGCGATCCGCCGCCGCGTGCTATTCGTCGTCGGCCTGTTCGTGGTCATCTTGCTGTTGGCCGGCTGGTTCCTGAACCCCGAAAGCGACGACCCGGCGCGGCTGTACATCAGCTTTGTGCTCACCGCGACCAATTACCTGGTGCTCGCGTTGGCGTTGTTCATCAGCGCGTTCTCGTTGCCACAAGACATCGAAAACCGCACGATCTACACCATCGTGACCAAGCCGGTTCGCGCCACCGAAATCGTGCTCGGTCGCATGCTGGGCTTTGTCGCCGTCGGCACGGTGATGCTGATCCCGATGGGATTGGCCAGTTACATCTTCGTCGACCGCGGACTTGACCACACGCATTATGAGGTCGTCGAAGCGGACGAGATCGACGGCCGCATCGTCGGCAAAACCGACCGCGTGCGAAAACACTCGCACACGTTCACCATCGAACCCGGTGAAACCCAAGGCCTGACCAACTTCGTCCGCGGACACCGGCACGTCGTCACGCGCAACGACGACGGCAGCTTTACGATCGGCCCACCCACCGGTCAACTTCGCGCCCGGATTCCCTCCTACGGTGAAATCCAGTTTTACGATCGCAACGGCGATCCGAAAGAATCGGGTATCGACGTCGGAGCCGAACGGCTGGCCGGCGGCTACGGTTCGGCAGGGATTTCTCGTCTGATCGGTGTCGCCAAAGGCAACCGCAAACTCGAACACTCTTACATCGAAGGCGGGACGCTGGGGATGGCGGAGTTCACCTTCGACAACGTGACGCGGCAACGTTTCCCGGACAAGATTCCCTTTGACCTGTCGATCCGAGCGTATCGCTCGTTCAAAGGAGACATCGAATCGGGCATCCGCGGATCGTTGACCTTCAAAAACCCCGACACCGGATTCTCACTCACTCCCAAACAGTTCACGGTGGAGGAGTACCAGATCGATGAACGGGAATTGCCGCTGACCTTTGAATGGTTGAACAAGGAAACCGGCGAAGTCGAAACGCGCAACATCTTTGACCACGTGGTGACCGAAGACGGTCGCATGCAGGTCTTGCTGAAGTGCCTCGACAGCAGCCAGTACCTGGGGGTGACCAAGAGCGGTTTGTACCTGCGTCCGGCCGAGTCGAGTTTTGCATGGAACTTGACCAAGGCGTACGGATCGATCTGGTTGCAGATGACGATGATCATCGCGTTCGGTGTGATGTTCAGCACGTTTTTGAGCGGGCCGGTCGCGATGGTGGCAACCGCCGTCTGCGTGCTGCTCGGTTTTTCTGCCGAAAGCATCTACGACACGCGGCACTTCATCGATTCCAACATCGAACGCGGCGGCGGACCGATCGAGTCGCTGGTGCGTCTGGTCAAACAAGACGCGATGACCACGCAGTTGGACGTCGAAGGTGTCGCCAACACGTTGATCAAATCGGCCGACGCGGTGATCGTCTACACGATGGACGCCGTCGCAACGGCATTGCCGAACCTGCCGCGAATGGTCTCCACGGCGGAGTATGCCGCCAGCGGAATCGATATTTTCAACGCCGTGCTGGCGCGCCATTCGGTGGCGACACTCGGCTATTGCCTGTTGGCATTTTTGATCAGTTACTTCTTTTTGAAAGCTCGTGAGATCGCGGCATGA